The Primulina tabacum isolate GXHZ01 chromosome 7, ASM2559414v2, whole genome shotgun sequence genome includes a window with the following:
- the LOC142551911 gene encoding uncharacterized protein LOC142551911 isoform X4, with protein MGVGLGYGANMLTKYLVEYGERTPLTAATCIDNPFDLEVATRSTMEDMKLTGGLIGILQRNKELFQGRGKGFDVEKALLASSTRDFDNAISVVSHGFDNVENFYEKSSTLDVVGKVKIPVLFIQNDGGTFPTFSIPRGLIAENPYTSLLLCSHSSSGRDSLLNFSWCLNLTIEWLNAVELGLLKGRHPLLKDVDFTVNPSKGLPFFGDNTSSKADGENKLLNFPNGFSAKNSTSKMLHVYDTEGKLHPRSARDIGRMPPQTGLQDEGSDVGHQLNASDAKEEDEASKSFENERGQALQTAQVMMNMLDVTMPDTLSEEQKKKVLDAVGQGEMLMKALEDAVPEDVREKLISSVSEIVQSQRSNLKFNEMLGLGHIPDVASGLNSKLQEKIGLSRGSGDEEARFSDQNKKSNEAGDGSRVDMELANQPSEELEKANDSGLSQSDNNLANNLKKMEKEKVEGQSNLKEKDNEDGYDVSNDQSKVKEADHVDGNSDAPSSSTETQPAENKAENNQENKEKEPLSVSTQTDAAPPSFNMSSALDALTGFDDSTQVAVNGVFQAIEGMLAQLQAKREDQNQVKDESDKLDVNRRDAEKNLTEDTRNLKDHDHNPESVGNMWRNPGVPGYLATFPYGDPLYKEYLRAYLLSELRKSRPAVLGAKSALPFYYFPKDGQWRLLEQIEDDGASGEKFTTREGDSRDSPNSKTKYTDNIIEPSYVILDSGKQQKINDGFEEMDMASERTDFGKLDESMFFVKNLIVECLNVEVSRRVSADMEELESEIARDIERVANAVSLAARHEKEDMREQNEHPSNTLGSLHGENIVRAISFAIQDTEYLKRVLPVGVIVGSSLASLRKFFNVSALDSDGEKDSNFHQVQKSKASFIPVDKKETDARLPVKFEDESSLCLPVSKDEDKIAVQCSSGNNVMLGAVTTALGASAFFIGQQDTETGGSLMDSRKEEANSADPSELEEIPERTQKNIVTSLAEKAMSVASPVVPTTEDGEVDHARLVSMLAELGQKGGILKLVGKVALLWGGIRGAMSVTDRLISFLHIAERPLFQRILGFIFMVLLLWSPVIIPLFPSLMRSWTTPNPFKIVELTCITSLYISIMIMVMLWGKRIRKYDDPLLQYGLDFTSIPKFRNFLMGLAGGTMLVLMIQSVNSLLGCVQLCWPTTLSLPYSEPFTLMKSYASMLLLIVQGIATATGVATVEELLFRSWLPEEISSDFGYHRGLIISGLAFSLSQRSIWEIPGLWLLSLSLSGARQRSEGSLSLPVGIRTGILACSLILKTGGFLKYRPYLPIWFTGGHPSQPFSGVVGLAFSLVLAIIMYPRRSPLHETKTSRATKN; from the exons ATGGGTGTGGGCTTGGGATATGGTGCCAATATGTTGACAAAGTACTTGGTTGAATATGGAGAGAGAACACCTCTAACAGCTGCAACATGCATAGACAATCCATTTGACTTAGAGGTGGCCACTCGATCAACTATGGAGGATATGAAGCTAACAGGAGGGTTGATCGGAATACTTCAACGTAACAAG GAATTATTTCAAGGTCGAGGAAAAGGATTTGATGTGGAAAAAGCTCTCTTGGCATCATCCACTAGAGATTTTGACAATGCGATATCAGTAGTGTCCCATGGATTTGATAACGTTGAAAACTTCTATGAGAAATCCAGCACACTAGATGTGGTGGGCAAAGTGAAGATTCCTGTTCTTTTTATTCAG AACGATGGTGGAACATTTCCAACGTTTTCCATTCCAAGGGGTTTGATTGCTGAAAATCCGTACACAAGTTTGCTTCTTTGTTCTCATTCATCATCTGGTAGAGATAGTTTATTAAATTTCTCTTGGTGCCTGAATCTAACGATCGAG TGGCTCAATGCTGTAGAGCTTGGACTTCTAAAAGGCCGTCACCCACTTCTGAAAGACGTCGATTTCACTGTAAATCCTTCGAAGGGTTTGCCATTCTTCGGTGATAATACTTCTAGTAAAGCTGATGGTGAGAACAAGCTCCTGAATTTCCCTAATGGATTCTCTGCTAAAAATTCTACATCAAAGATGCTGCACGTATATGATACCGAGGGGAAACTTCATCCAAGATCAGCAAGAGATATAGGAAGGATGCCTCCTCAAACTGGACTGCAAGATGAGGGTAGTGATGTAGGACATCAACTTAATGCTAGTGACGCAAAAGAAGAAGACGAAGCATCTAAATCTTTCGAGAATGAAAGAGGACAAGCGCTGCAAACTGCACAAGTGATGATGAATATGCTTGACGTGACTATGCCAGATACTCTTTCAGAAGAACAGAAAAAGAAG GTCCTTGATGCTGTGGGTCAAGGGGAGATGCTGATGAAAGCGTTGGAAGATGCGGTACCTGAAGATGTACGAGAAAAGCTTATTAgctctgtttctgaaattgtGCAGAGTCAAAGGTCTAATCTAAAATTTAATGAAATGTTGGGATTGGGGCACATTCCCGATGTGGCATCAGGACTGAACTCAAAATTGCAAGAAAAAATTGGACTATCAAGAGGAAGTGGTGATGAGGAGGCTCGCTTTTCTGATCAAAATAAAAAGAGCAATGAAGCTGGAGATGGTTCTCGTGTAGATATGGAGTTAGCAAATCAGCCGTCAGAAGAACTTGAAAAAGCTAATGATTCAGGTTTGAGTCAATCGGACAACAATCTTGCCAACAACctgaagaaaatggaaaaagaaaAAGTTGAAGGTCAATCAAACCTGAAAGAAAAGGATAACGAGGATGGCTATGATGTATCAAATGATCAAAGCAAGGTGAAAGAAGCTGATCACGTTGATGGAAATTCTGATGCTCCATCCTCCTCTACTGAGACTCAACCCGCAGAAAATAAAGCAGAAAACAATCAGGAGAATAAAGAGAAAGAGCCACTATCTGTTTCAACTCAAACTGATGCTGCGCCCCCCAGCTTCAATATGTCCTCTGCGTTAGATGCCTTAACGGGGTTCGACGATTCCACTCAAGTTGCTGTTAACGGTGTATTCCAGGCAATTGAGGGCATGCTTGCTCAGTTACAGGCGAAAAGAGAAGATCAGAATCAAGTGAAGGATGAAAGTGATAAACTAGATGTCAATAGAAGGGACGCCGAAAAAAATTTGACGGAAGACACTCGCAATCTGAAGGATCATGACCATAATCCAGAAAGTGTGGGTAATATGTGGAGAAACCCAG GGGTTCCAGGTTATTTGGCTACTTTTCCATATGGGGACCCACTTTACAAGGAATACCTTAGGGCTTACCTTCTTTCAGAGTTGCGAAAATCCAGGCCTGCAGTTTTGGGTGCAAAGTCAGCTTTGCCTTTCTACTATTTCCCAAAAGATGGTCAGTGGAGACTTCTGGAACAAATAGAAGATGATGGTGCGTCTGGTGAAAAATTTACAACCCGTGAAGGTGATTCTAGGGATAGTCCTAATTCTAAAACTAAGTACACTGACAATATTATTGAACCCTCTTATGTCATATTGGATTCTGGAAAGCAGCAGAAAATAAATGACGGATTTGAGGAAATGGACATGGCATCTGAGCGCACTGACTTTGGCAAGTTGGATGAGTCGatgttttttgttaaaaatcttATAGTAGAATGTTTAAATGTAGAAGTTTCTAGGAGGGTCAGTGCTGACATGGAAGAATTAGAGTCTGAAATAGCTAGGGATATAGAACGTGTCGCAAATGCTGTGTCTCTGGCTGCAAGGCACGAGAAGGAAGACATGCGCGAGCAGAATGAACATCCGTCGAATACGCTTGGCTCTCTCCACGGGGAGAATATAGTCAGAGCTATTTCATTCGCTATTCAGGATACCGAATATTTAAAAAGAGTGCTACCTGTTGGTGTTATTGTTGGCTCTAGTTTAGCTTCACTTCGAAAATTCTTCAATGTTTCTGCATTGGATAGTGATGGTGAAAAAGATTCCAATTTTCATCAGGTTCAAAAATCAAAAGCCAGTTTTATTCCAGTCGACAAAAAAGAGACTGATGCGCGGCTTCCGGTGAAATTTGAAGATGAAAGTAGTCTATGCCTGCCGGTTAGCAAAGATGAGGATAAGATTGCTGTCCAATGTTCAAGCGGCAATAATGTAATGCTAGGCGCTGTTACGACTGCTCTAGGGGCATCTGCATTTTTTATTGGTCAACAG GATACTGAAACTGGTGGATCTCTAATGGACTCCCGCAAGGAGGAAGCAAATAGTGCAGATCCTTCCGAGCTTGAAGAGATACCGGAGAGAACTCAGAAAAATATAGTCACAAGTCTTGCGGAAAAAGCAATGTCTGTTGCTAGTCCTGTGGTTCCTACAACAGAAGATGGGGAAGTGGATCATGCAAG GCTGGTATCCATGCTAGCAGAACTAGGACAGAAGGGGGGAATTTTGAAACTGGTTGGAAAAGTTGCGCTGCTTTGGGGTGGAATACGTGGCGCAATGAGTGTAACTGACAGGCTCATTTCATTTCTGCATATTGCTGAACGTCCGCTGTTTCAGAG GATTCTTGGCTTTATATTCATGGTGCTGCTTCTATGGTCACCTGTTATTATTCCGTTGTTTCCATCTCTAATGCGAAGTTGGACGACTCCAAATCCATTCAAAATTGTCGAGCTTACTTGCATAACTAGCCTGTATATTTCTATAATGATAATGGTAATGTTGTGGGGGAAAAGAATTCGCAAGTATGATGATCCACTACTGCAATATGGTCTGGATTTTACTTCAATACCTAAG TTCAGAAACTTTTTGATGGGTCTTGCTGGAGGGACAATGCTTGTTTTAATGATACAGTCAGTAAACTCCTTGCTTGGCTGTGTGCAATTGTGTTGGCCTACTACTTTATCTTTACCATATTCAGAACCCTTTACATTGATGAAGTCATACGCAAGTATGCTTTTGCTGATTGTTCAAGGAATTGCCACTGCAACTGGTGTTGCAACTGTGGAGGAATTGCTCTTTCGGTCATGGTTGCCCGAGGAAATTTCTTCCGATTTTGGTTATCACCGTGGATTAATTATTTCTGGGCTTGCATTTTCTTTATCTCAAAG GTCAATATGGGAAATACCTGGATTGTGGTTATTGTCCTTGAGTTTGTCTGGAGCTCGTCAACGAAGTGAAGGTAGCCTCTCCCTTCCCGTAGGGATCCGTACGGGGATACTGGCTTGCAGTCTCATCTTAAAAACGGGTGGCTTTTTGAAATATCGACCTTATCTCCCTATATGGTTTACGGGTGGCCACCCTTCTCAGCCATTTAGTGGAGTCGTTGGTCTTGCATTCTCTTTAGTTTTGGCAATCATTATGTACCCACGTCGGTCACCTCTTCATGAGACAAAAACAAGCAGAGCAACGAAAAATTGA
- the LOC142551911 gene encoding uncharacterized protein LOC142551911 isoform X1 — MSLAFPHKECLLMSFAIHKRTSLPSRHHRKRRRLRPCSHFNPSSLISDNLFHGLLSQLPSLSYLDYIAPTLGFTSGLAFYFSSKSHKLIPIPEERSGFDSTVGEWILFSSPTPFNRFVTLRCPSIRFPEGELLENVNEKLVKEGTHFVNLNCGRIVQGKSEEDDILEKLAYQRLCVGTEDGGVLSLDWPANLELEEERGWDTTVFIVPGTAEGSYEGKIKRLVRECLRRGVFPVVMNPRGCAGSPLITPRLFTAADSDDIFTAVQFIHKKRPWTTFMGVGLGYGANMLTKYLVEYGERTPLTAATCIDNPFDLEVATRSTMEDMKLTGGLIGILQRNKELFQGRGKGFDVEKALLASSTRDFDNAISVVSHGFDNVENFYEKSSTLDVVGKVKIPVLFIQNDGGTFPTFSIPRGLIAENPYTSLLLCSHSSSGRDSLLNFSWCLNLTIEWLNAVELGLLKGRHPLLKDVDFTVNPSKGLPFFGDNTSSKADGENKLLNFPNGFSAKNSTSKMLHVYDTEGKLHPRSARDIGRMPPQTGLQDEGSDVGHQLNASDAKEEDEASKSFENERGQALQTAQVMMNMLDVTMPDTLSEEQKKKVLDAVGQGEMLMKALEDAVPEDVREKLISSVSEIVQSQRSNLKFNEMLGLGHIPDVASGLNSKLQEKIGLSRGSGDEEARFSDQNKKSNEAGDGSRVDMELANQPSEELEKANDSGLSQSDNNLANNLKKMEKEKVEGQSNLKEKDNEDGYDVSNDQSKVKEADHVDGNSDAPSSSTETQPAENKAENNQENKEKEPLSVSTQTDAAPPSFNMSSALDALTGFDDSTQVAVNGVFQAIEGMLAQLQAKREDQNQVKDESDKLDVNRRDAEKNLTEDTRNLKDHDHNPESVGNMWRNPGVPGYLATFPYGDPLYKEYLRAYLLSELRKSRPAVLGAKSALPFYYFPKDGQWRLLEQIEDDGASGEKFTTREGDSRDSPNSKTKYTDNIIEPSYVILDSGKQQKINDGFEEMDMASERTDFGKLDESMFFVKNLIVECLNVEVSRRVSADMEELESEIARDIERVANAVSLAARHEKEDMREQNEHPSNTLGSLHGENIVRAISFAIQDTEYLKRVLPVGVIVGSSLASLRKFFNVSALDSDGEKDSNFHQVQKSKASFIPVDKKETDARLPVKFEDESSLCLPVSKDEDKIAVQCSSGNNVMLGAVTTALGASAFFIGQQDTETGGSLMDSRKEEANSADPSELEEIPERTQKNIVTSLAEKAMSVASPVVPTTEDGEVDHARLVSMLAELGQKGGILKLVGKVALLWGGIRGAMSVTDRLISFLHIAERPLFQRILGFIFMVLLLWSPVIIPLFPSLMRSWTTPNPFKIVELTCITSLYISIMIMVMLWGKRIRKYDDPLLQYGLDFTSIPKFRNFLMGLAGGTMLVLMIQSVNSLLGCVQLCWPTTLSLPYSEPFTLMKSYASMLLLIVQGIATATGVATVEELLFRSWLPEEISSDFGYHRGLIISGLAFSLSQRSIWEIPGLWLLSLSLSGARQRSEGSLSLPVGIRTGILACSLILKTGGFLKYRPYLPIWFTGGHPSQPFSGVVGLAFSLVLAIIMYPRRSPLHETKTSRATKN, encoded by the exons ATGAGCCTCGCTTTCCCACACAAGGAATGCCTGCTTATGTCCTTCGCAATCCACAAGAGAACCTCCCTTCCTTCCCGCCATCACCGGAAACGCCGTCGTTTGAGACCCTGTAGCCACTTCAATCCTTCATCTTTGATTTCCGATAATTTATTTCATGGCCTACTATCTCAACTTCCTTCGCTAAGCTACCTTGATTACATTGCCCCGACTCTCGGGTTCACCTCTGGCCTCGCTTTCTATTTTTCTTCTAAATCCCATAAATTGATTCCGATCCCTGAAGAAAGGAGTGGTTTTGATTCTACTGTCGGGGAGTGGATTTTGTTTTCGAGCCCTACTCCGTTTAATCGCTTCGTGACGTTGCGTTGCCCGTCAATTCGTTTCCCTGAAGGTGAATTGCTGGAGAATGTGAATGAGAAGCTCGTTAAAGAGGGTACGCATTTTGTGAATTTGAACTGTGGGAGGATAGTTCAGGGTAAGAGCGAGGAGGATGACATCCTGGAAAAGTTGGCGTATCAGAGGCTCTGTGTTGGCACGGAGGATGGTGGAGTTTTGTCCTTGGATTGGCCGGCTAATTTGGAGTTAGAGGAGGAGCGAGGATGGGATACTACAGTTTTTATTGTTCCAGGAACTGCAGAAGGGAGTTATGAGGGGAAAATCAAGCGATTGGTTCGTGAGTGTTTGAGAAGAGGGGTGTTTCCAGTTGTCATGAATCCAAGAGGGTGTGCGGGCTCACCATTGATCACTCCGCG GTTATTTACCGCCGCTGACAGCGATGATATCTTCACAGCTGTTCAGTTTATTCACAAGAAAAGACCGTGGACAACATTTATGGGTGTGGGCTTGGGATATGGTGCCAATATGTTGACAAAGTACTTGGTTGAATATGGAGAGAGAACACCTCTAACAGCTGCAACATGCATAGACAATCCATTTGACTTAGAGGTGGCCACTCGATCAACTATGGAGGATATGAAGCTAACAGGAGGGTTGATCGGAATACTTCAACGTAACAAG GAATTATTTCAAGGTCGAGGAAAAGGATTTGATGTGGAAAAAGCTCTCTTGGCATCATCCACTAGAGATTTTGACAATGCGATATCAGTAGTGTCCCATGGATTTGATAACGTTGAAAACTTCTATGAGAAATCCAGCACACTAGATGTGGTGGGCAAAGTGAAGATTCCTGTTCTTTTTATTCAG AACGATGGTGGAACATTTCCAACGTTTTCCATTCCAAGGGGTTTGATTGCTGAAAATCCGTACACAAGTTTGCTTCTTTGTTCTCATTCATCATCTGGTAGAGATAGTTTATTAAATTTCTCTTGGTGCCTGAATCTAACGATCGAG TGGCTCAATGCTGTAGAGCTTGGACTTCTAAAAGGCCGTCACCCACTTCTGAAAGACGTCGATTTCACTGTAAATCCTTCGAAGGGTTTGCCATTCTTCGGTGATAATACTTCTAGTAAAGCTGATGGTGAGAACAAGCTCCTGAATTTCCCTAATGGATTCTCTGCTAAAAATTCTACATCAAAGATGCTGCACGTATATGATACCGAGGGGAAACTTCATCCAAGATCAGCAAGAGATATAGGAAGGATGCCTCCTCAAACTGGACTGCAAGATGAGGGTAGTGATGTAGGACATCAACTTAATGCTAGTGACGCAAAAGAAGAAGACGAAGCATCTAAATCTTTCGAGAATGAAAGAGGACAAGCGCTGCAAACTGCACAAGTGATGATGAATATGCTTGACGTGACTATGCCAGATACTCTTTCAGAAGAACAGAAAAAGAAG GTCCTTGATGCTGTGGGTCAAGGGGAGATGCTGATGAAAGCGTTGGAAGATGCGGTACCTGAAGATGTACGAGAAAAGCTTATTAgctctgtttctgaaattgtGCAGAGTCAAAGGTCTAATCTAAAATTTAATGAAATGTTGGGATTGGGGCACATTCCCGATGTGGCATCAGGACTGAACTCAAAATTGCAAGAAAAAATTGGACTATCAAGAGGAAGTGGTGATGAGGAGGCTCGCTTTTCTGATCAAAATAAAAAGAGCAATGAAGCTGGAGATGGTTCTCGTGTAGATATGGAGTTAGCAAATCAGCCGTCAGAAGAACTTGAAAAAGCTAATGATTCAGGTTTGAGTCAATCGGACAACAATCTTGCCAACAACctgaagaaaatggaaaaagaaaAAGTTGAAGGTCAATCAAACCTGAAAGAAAAGGATAACGAGGATGGCTATGATGTATCAAATGATCAAAGCAAGGTGAAAGAAGCTGATCACGTTGATGGAAATTCTGATGCTCCATCCTCCTCTACTGAGACTCAACCCGCAGAAAATAAAGCAGAAAACAATCAGGAGAATAAAGAGAAAGAGCCACTATCTGTTTCAACTCAAACTGATGCTGCGCCCCCCAGCTTCAATATGTCCTCTGCGTTAGATGCCTTAACGGGGTTCGACGATTCCACTCAAGTTGCTGTTAACGGTGTATTCCAGGCAATTGAGGGCATGCTTGCTCAGTTACAGGCGAAAAGAGAAGATCAGAATCAAGTGAAGGATGAAAGTGATAAACTAGATGTCAATAGAAGGGACGCCGAAAAAAATTTGACGGAAGACACTCGCAATCTGAAGGATCATGACCATAATCCAGAAAGTGTGGGTAATATGTGGAGAAACCCAG GGGTTCCAGGTTATTTGGCTACTTTTCCATATGGGGACCCACTTTACAAGGAATACCTTAGGGCTTACCTTCTTTCAGAGTTGCGAAAATCCAGGCCTGCAGTTTTGGGTGCAAAGTCAGCTTTGCCTTTCTACTATTTCCCAAAAGATGGTCAGTGGAGACTTCTGGAACAAATAGAAGATGATGGTGCGTCTGGTGAAAAATTTACAACCCGTGAAGGTGATTCTAGGGATAGTCCTAATTCTAAAACTAAGTACACTGACAATATTATTGAACCCTCTTATGTCATATTGGATTCTGGAAAGCAGCAGAAAATAAATGACGGATTTGAGGAAATGGACATGGCATCTGAGCGCACTGACTTTGGCAAGTTGGATGAGTCGatgttttttgttaaaaatcttATAGTAGAATGTTTAAATGTAGAAGTTTCTAGGAGGGTCAGTGCTGACATGGAAGAATTAGAGTCTGAAATAGCTAGGGATATAGAACGTGTCGCAAATGCTGTGTCTCTGGCTGCAAGGCACGAGAAGGAAGACATGCGCGAGCAGAATGAACATCCGTCGAATACGCTTGGCTCTCTCCACGGGGAGAATATAGTCAGAGCTATTTCATTCGCTATTCAGGATACCGAATATTTAAAAAGAGTGCTACCTGTTGGTGTTATTGTTGGCTCTAGTTTAGCTTCACTTCGAAAATTCTTCAATGTTTCTGCATTGGATAGTGATGGTGAAAAAGATTCCAATTTTCATCAGGTTCAAAAATCAAAAGCCAGTTTTATTCCAGTCGACAAAAAAGAGACTGATGCGCGGCTTCCGGTGAAATTTGAAGATGAAAGTAGTCTATGCCTGCCGGTTAGCAAAGATGAGGATAAGATTGCTGTCCAATGTTCAAGCGGCAATAATGTAATGCTAGGCGCTGTTACGACTGCTCTAGGGGCATCTGCATTTTTTATTGGTCAACAG GATACTGAAACTGGTGGATCTCTAATGGACTCCCGCAAGGAGGAAGCAAATAGTGCAGATCCTTCCGAGCTTGAAGAGATACCGGAGAGAACTCAGAAAAATATAGTCACAAGTCTTGCGGAAAAAGCAATGTCTGTTGCTAGTCCTGTGGTTCCTACAACAGAAGATGGGGAAGTGGATCATGCAAG GCTGGTATCCATGCTAGCAGAACTAGGACAGAAGGGGGGAATTTTGAAACTGGTTGGAAAAGTTGCGCTGCTTTGGGGTGGAATACGTGGCGCAATGAGTGTAACTGACAGGCTCATTTCATTTCTGCATATTGCTGAACGTCCGCTGTTTCAGAG GATTCTTGGCTTTATATTCATGGTGCTGCTTCTATGGTCACCTGTTATTATTCCGTTGTTTCCATCTCTAATGCGAAGTTGGACGACTCCAAATCCATTCAAAATTGTCGAGCTTACTTGCATAACTAGCCTGTATATTTCTATAATGATAATGGTAATGTTGTGGGGGAAAAGAATTCGCAAGTATGATGATCCACTACTGCAATATGGTCTGGATTTTACTTCAATACCTAAG TTCAGAAACTTTTTGATGGGTCTTGCTGGAGGGACAATGCTTGTTTTAATGATACAGTCAGTAAACTCCTTGCTTGGCTGTGTGCAATTGTGTTGGCCTACTACTTTATCTTTACCATATTCAGAACCCTTTACATTGATGAAGTCATACGCAAGTATGCTTTTGCTGATTGTTCAAGGAATTGCCACTGCAACTGGTGTTGCAACTGTGGAGGAATTGCTCTTTCGGTCATGGTTGCCCGAGGAAATTTCTTCCGATTTTGGTTATCACCGTGGATTAATTATTTCTGGGCTTGCATTTTCTTTATCTCAAAG GTCAATATGGGAAATACCTGGATTGTGGTTATTGTCCTTGAGTTTGTCTGGAGCTCGTCAACGAAGTGAAGGTAGCCTCTCCCTTCCCGTAGGGATCCGTACGGGGATACTGGCTTGCAGTCTCATCTTAAAAACGGGTGGCTTTTTGAAATATCGACCTTATCTCCCTATATGGTTTACGGGTGGCCACCCTTCTCAGCCATTTAGTGGAGTCGTTGGTCTTGCATTCTCTTTAGTTTTGGCAATCATTATGTACCCACGTCGGTCACCTCTTCATGAGACAAAAACAAGCAGAGCAACGAAAAATTGA